The genomic interval CACGGCCTGGCGGGATTCGGGGTCGAGGGACAGCTCCAGCCAGACTTCGGCCTGTTCGTGCAGCGCGCCGCTGTGGCGCCAGCCGTTGCGCACCAGGTTGTCGAGGACCTGGGTCAGTTGGTCGGGATCCATCAGGGTGCGCAAGTCGCCGGCGCCGATGTGCACGTGCAGCGACTGACGGGCGGTCGCCTGCTCGCGGGCCTCGGCGGCGAAGCGTTCCAGCCAGGGCTTGAGATCCAGCCGCTGCGGTTCGCTTTGCTGGCGGCGGGACAGTTGCAGGACGTTTTCGATGACTCGGTTCATGCGCTGGGAGTGGTCTTGGATGATCTGCGTCAGACGCCGGTCGGCGCCGTCGAGTTCCTCGGACTCGCCCAGCAGTTGCGCCGCATGGCTGATGGCGCCCAACGGGTTGCGGATCTCGTGGGCGATGCCGGCGGTCAGGCGCCCGAGCGCCGCCAGCTTCAGTTGCTGGGCCTGTTGGGCGATCTGCGCGAGGTCTTCGAGAAACACCAGGGTCTGGCGTCCCGGGCTCTGCTCCAGGGCGATGAAGCTCGGTTGCAGCACAGGGCCGTCACCGGGCATCTTCAGGCTCTGGGGGCGCAGGCTCGGGTTGCTCAGCCACAGTTGCAGACGTTCGACCAGCCCCGGTGCGCAGTCGTCGATCAGTTGCCCGTCGAGGTGCTGTCGGCCCAGCAGGGCCTTGGCGCTGTGGTTGGCCAACTGGATGCGGCGCTGTTCGTCGAGCACCAGGATGCCGGTGCGCATGCGTTGCAGGATCAGGGCGTTGAGGGCCTCGAGGCCTTCCACTTCGCTGGCGCGGCGCTCGGCCAGGTGCTCGCTGACCTCCAGGCGCTGCATCAGGCCCTGCACCAGCAGGGACGCCGCGAAGCACAAGGCACCGAGGGTGCCGGCCTGCAGGTAGTCGTTGGGGCTCAGGGGATGCTCGAAACTGAGCAGGAAGCTCAGGGCGACGATGCCGAGGGCGCCGACGGCGGCGATCAGCAGGCCGATCCGTCGGCGCAGCAGGGTATTGCTGATGGCCACCGAGACGATCAGCAGGTTGCCCAGGGAGCTCGCCACGCCGCCGGCCGCGTAGAACAGGCCGCAGAGCAGCAGGATGTCGGTCAGCGCCAGGCCGAACAGTTGCGCCGGGCGGCGGATGTTCTCCAGGAACACCACCAGGAGGATGTTCAGCACCAGGTACAGCCAGCTGCCGCTGCGCAGCAGTTCGTCGTCGGCCGACGTCAGCAGGCGGTTGTCCATGTTGCTGGATATCAGCAGCACCAGGGTGATGCCGACGCTCAAGCGAAAGAGATGATAGAGGCGCAGCAGGCGCTGGGCCTGCTTGC from Pseudomonas ekonensis carries:
- a CDS encoding sensor histidine kinase, translated to MVAETADASGKQAQRLLRLYHLFRLSVGITLVLLISSNMDNRLLTSADDELLRSGSWLYLVLNILLVVFLENIRRPAQLFGLALTDILLLCGLFYAAGGVASSLGNLLIVSVAISNTLLRRRIGLLIAAVGALGIVALSFLLSFEHPLSPNDYLQAGTLGALCFAASLLVQGLMQRLEVSEHLAERRASEVEGLEALNALILQRMRTGILVLDEQRRIQLANHSAKALLGRQHLDGQLIDDCAPGLVERLQLWLSNPSLRPQSLKMPGDGPVLQPSFIALEQSPGRQTLVFLEDLAQIAQQAQQLKLAALGRLTAGIAHEIRNPLGAISHAAQLLGESEELDGADRRLTQIIQDHSQRMNRVIENVLQLSRRQQSEPQRLDLKPWLERFAAEAREQATARQSLHVHIGAGDLRTLMDPDQLTQVLDNLVRNGWRHSGALHEQAEVWLELSLDPESRQAVLHVQDNGPGVAPEQQAHLFEPFFTTSSQGTGLGLYLSRELCESNQARLDFKPRQGGGCFRITFAHGRKQS